The genomic segment cataacttctcacctgatTATTCGATTTGGGCGaatattatatcgatggaaatcctattgaatttaccacatgacAAAAAGGAAAAaccttgaaaattcctcatggaatgaccattattcaatttagaaaataatactagacattcttgagatgaaattagctaggaaaagtacggggtattacacttaagGAGTGATTGAACTCAGCTACTATTATTGTATCTCCTAATTGGTCATTTCCTTTTGGGGTGATGTGTAATCTAATGGAATGTCCTTAGGAACTATCTTAGGCCAACAACATAAGATTATTCTTCACCCTATATAATATGTccccacacaaaaaaattatacagttatTGAGAAAGAGTTACTCAATGGTagtttttgcttttgagaaattttgatcctacTTGAAAGTAACCAAAGTCATAGTTCATACTGATCATACAACATTAAGGTATTTGATGTCAACCAAGGACACAAAGCTGAGGTTGATTTGTTGGGTACTCTTGTTGCAAAAAATTTACTTTAATATGGAAGACCTGAAAGGAATTGAGGACTATGTTGCTGATCACTTATCTCACCTCGAGGATGAGGAAATGCAAAAATTAGGTAATGATCTTGATGTCAATGATACTTTTCTAGGTAAGCGGGTCTTGGAagcatctcaagacttaatcccctctttttcttatttttccaaccatttggcaagtgatcttgttCTAAAATTTTATCATTTGAACTGAATAAGCGGTTCATGCATGAGGTGAGAATGTTTTTCAGGGAAAATCCTTATTTCTTTTGGATTTATACAGATGGAGTTATTTGGTGATATATTCCTGAGGTGGGAATGATGAGCATTCTTGAGGCTTGTTATTCATCACCAGTTAGGGGTCATCATCATGGTAAACTCACAACCCACAAAATTCTAAAGtatggatattattggccaactatCTATGATGATGCTCATGATTTTGCTCATTTATGTGATCAGTGCCAGCAGCAAGGTAAtatttcatggaaacatgaactCCCTAAGACACCTACTTAGagttaaagttttttttatttgaagggAATTTATTTCATCGGCCCTTTTGTGAGCTCTTAtggaatgaattataattttgtGGCGGTTGACTACGTTTCTAAATTTATGGAGGTAGTTCCGCTTCCCAAAAATGACGGTAGATGTGTCACCACTTATTAAAGAAGAACATTATTTATTGATTAGGAACTCTACTTGCTATTATTAGCAATGGTGGGTCCTTCTTCTGAAATCATCCATTTAAGGCCCTTCTCAAAATATATGGTGTaaacataaggtggcaacaccttacatCAGCAGACGAGTGGGCAGGTTGAGGTTTCTAATtgtgagatcaagtccatattggcaaatACTATGAATTCCAATAGGACTAattcatcaaaactattagaCGATGCTCTGTGGGCCTACTATATAGCTTTTGAGATGCCTATAGGTGCCTCTCCAGATTAGCTTGTGTTCGGCAAGGCATGCCACTTTCTAGTCAAACTTTAGCACAAGGCACTATGGGTGTAGAAAAAGATAAATTTCTATTGGCATAATGTTGTTAGTTTGAGGATAATCGTGataaatgagttggatgaattctattTGCAAATATATGAGAGTTCAGCGCTGTATAAAGAATAGATGAAGCTATATCATGataaaaagatagagaaaagGGTATTTGAATCCGGTGATATGGACCATTCACCGTGCGTAGGGTGTTCCTTCATGGTGCTATTCAGTTTAAACAAGATGGTGAAGCCTCGTTCATGATGAACAGGTAGTGTCCACATGTCACAAGTTTATTCCAATTTTCTGAGGTCTACAGATTAACTTTCATTTTATGAGCCTCTTCTACGGAGCATGCACTTTCAAATTTTCGTTTTAAGTTGTAGCGCCATTGTCGGcttctatttttcaaaatatcctCACAGCTATCTTTCACATAATGATCTTCCAAATTAATCTCAAACCTCttctaaaaaacaaataagtattgaagaaacacacaaaacaacCGAAATcccttttaatttaaaattaaaatcataacatCTGCTAACATGCTTAGTACCTTATAACTCCAATGTTCTTAAAAGCATAGATTTTCGTTTGTCATGtaataaattttgaaagagaaCAAAATCCTTACGTGGCATCTAATTAGTGTTGCAACTTTGTCCTCTTTTGTATATTTCTTCCACTTGTTTGGAAGTGAAAGGAAATTTCGAGCAATTATCCCTAATTCATTGGATAGTTTGGCTGATTAAATTAGCTTAGTTGGACTTCCTTTACAAATTAGGATATCTATTTTCATCTTGCTTCCTATAgccttcttcattttttcaagACCTTTCCCTCTAGTCTTGCCACGACCTTTCCTGAGTCTAGCGGAATCATCTGATGAAAAAACATCAATTCAAAATGCCACCTAAATCTAAAAATGGTAGAGTATATACGTAGatatatttacaaatatattgATAATACATAAGATAAAGATTGAAAATCCTtaaattttggtttattttgttgTGTCTTAACAACCAACTAAGTCAAGAAATGcattaaaaaaatagagagaatatAGGAGAGATCTTATTATATTCTCGACACCATGTGTTAAGGAGTCACATGTCTCCCTTTTGGAGATACAACAACTAAGACACATATTAGATTAGTATTAGTTAGTGATCCCGaaagagaatatttttttattatttaaacgtACTAACTAGTCATACTAACTAGCTATGAAATCAAATTAATTTCTGTCTATTCCTGTGTTTATTGTATCAGTGTTAAGAATTTGATTTCTAAAGTAATAAGAGGTTTTGAGTTGTGATAAGTGGAACTTTCAACAAAGACAATATCTGAATGAGGTTATAGCAGGAAGAAAGAGTTGTTAGCTACTGGCTGTACAGTCAATATGCCACATAACAGAACAAAAGAAGTGCATAAAGTAGAATCCTCATTTTCTGTTTGTTACCTAAATGAGATGAAAACTTAACTAGAAGTATGTACCTATTTAtatcaattaaatatattatCTAGATAATGGATACCCAGGATTCATATAGCTAGCCGGTCCAACCAAACTACTTTGGGATTGAGCATAGTTGATTGATTTTTAAGGCCATCTAGCTTCCAACAATAGCTACCAATAGAAAACATAACTAGTCATATACaataatattttgattatttttttcctctccaAGACATATAATGAATAGCTTAGACGGTGACATGCACAAATAATAAGTTGTGGATGGAAATGTCGCAGAAATATTAAGACCTAATTCCAGATGTTTTACAATCATAGGATCTAACTATGATAGGACCTCACTTACTAAATCATCACTACAAGAAATGATAAGTGCTTTCTTAAATTTAATAACCACCTGAAAGCCTGTTGTGACTTGGTGGAGCTTGTATTTGTTTGTTCTTTTTATATAATTGTTAAGAGCTTTATTGAGGCTAAAGGTTCCTATAGATCAAGAGAAAACTTTAAGTTGAAAGCTTAAAGAAGATAACAGGTCATTTTATAGATTAGCAACTAGAAAAGAAAACAAGGAAGAGAACCTACATTTCTTAAAAAGTTTAATCAACCCCACAAAATAGAACAAATAATTGTTAAGTGCTCACTTAAATTTATTATAGTTGAATTGAATGTATTACCTGTATTAACAATGTGAGTAGGGCTATTGATTTATGCAGTGATTGAGTTGCTTGAATAGATCCCCTGGTAAGTGTAGTTTGCCTAAAGATACCTCCTCCCAGTGCCATTGATTTGTAAAATTCTACTGGTTTaacaaataaatagttaataaaacatacaaatatttaATTACAAACTATGAGGCTTAAAATGGAATCAAAATCTGCTACTTGTGTTCTTCTGTTTGCATTATGTAATTATAGTACATTCATAACATTAAGATTTCACTGGTTTaacaaataaatagttaataaaacaTGCAAATATTTAATTACAAACTATGGGGCTTAAAATGGAATCAAAATCTGCTACTTGTGTTCTTCTGTTTCCATTATCTATATCTCGATGTGTGTATACATAGTTTTTTATTCATGTTGTTAATATTGTTCTTcagtttacttttcttttttaagatGGAAAAAGAGAAAACTCACATAGATATATAGAAACTAATATATACAGGGTACAAGTTAGCATCAACTTCAATAGTCTTCCTATTGAAACTGGTGAAAGAGCAACAAGCCAGAAAAAGGTGGTTAGTTTTACACCCTTTGCCGAAAATCATATTGATATACCCATATCTTGAATATGTTTTGCAAAATAATTGTCTTCACTATTGTTAAAATCAGCACTATAACTAAGTAAACCAATAGTGTTGGGACAAATATACATTTGCAATCACCTATAGATTGCAAACAAactaaatggaaaaaataaagcctttagcatttaatttttattaaaatgtaTGCTGAATTTCTTTTTGTACAACTATATGACTTACAAGCTAGGGGTAATTAAAGAGGATGATTCGTGTTGCTTCTCTTGTTTCTTTATGTGGTCTGTGACACATAAACTACTAGAACACCACTTCTTTTAACAAAGCCTCACCAAGTTAATCTTGAGAAGGAGTGGACATGAAGAAGAACCTATGCTTATTCTACAGAAGTTGCCTAATCTATTTACTGACCAAAGGATTGGGCAGACAACAACATGTTGTCTAACATTCTGTACTCTCTAACTTGAGAGGAAGTGTTGAACTAAGCATGAGCATGTTAAAGTCACTTAtaattagttagttattatttcgattatcagttatattcatagTTAAATGATTATCTGGCAAAATTAGTTAAGTCGGTATGAGTCTATATATGCATTAGCTTGTACAACTATAACAGATTAAATTAATATAGTTTCTAATTCAGAAAATTCTTCTACTACTGTCAAAACTTAAGCTCGTTATCTAGATTTTAGCACTAACCAATTTACGTAATAAAATTACTATTCAACTTGGAAATCTTGTTCAACTTTTTCACAAATGATACTGACCTTTTTCCCTATGGGTATAATGGTACCAAATGCACAAACAAAGCTACAAAAGGATATCTCTAAGAAGAGGGCACCCAAAGAAACACCTACAGCCTCGAAGAGTGAGTCCAAAAACTCAAGTGGGACTAAGGCGGACTTTTCCACCAGATCTGAATAGAAAAAACACTCCTCTTGGACAATGAGTGATACGTAAAAAAATAGGGAACAAGCCAAGGCCACAATACTATTCATATTAAGCTGTATGGGTAATCTTGGAGCAACCTAGTTCAGATATTTATCCCAATGCTAGTAAATACTACCAAGATATTTCTGCTAAACATGCATATAGTTTTCCTGGGAAAGTTGTTGGTGTGAGATTTGAAAGCCAAGATGTTCTTACTACAGCTGCACCAGCTAAGGAAGCTATTAAGCCTGCCAATAATAACAATGATGATAATGACATCGATCTCTTTAGAGAAGAGATAGAGAAAGAACGAAGGCAGCAGAAGCAAGGGAGGCTACTAAGGAATCTACCAAGAAGAAAACAAGTGAAAAGTCATTTGTTCTTATGGATGTTAAGCCTTGGGATCATGAAACTGACGTAAAGAAACTTAAGGAAGTTGCTCCCAGTATTAAGGTGGAAGGTCTTCTCTAGGGGGGCATCCAAATTGGTCGTGGTTGTCTACAGGATTAAGAAAAAGCAGATCATGCTTACCATTATTAATGAACTTTTCTCGGTGGATACTCTAATTGAGGAACGTCTAACAATAGAGCCTATCAATGAATACGTACAGAGCTGTGATGTTGTTGCCTTCAAAATTATTTAAGGTCAACGTACTAGGGAATTTTATAAGTCTCGAGCCTTGTAAGGTTGTAATTTTGCTAGTTTTCGAGTTGTGATACTTTATTACTAGTGTTTTGTATTTCCATTTCTGTTCAAGTACATTTAGTAATGAAAAATAGGCATTTAACTGTGAAAAAAACTATATTCCAATGTCTCTGTAATAATTTCATAATGTTGAGGGTTTTGCAACTTGGAAATACTGAAGAACTTAGATACGCAACTTTCTCCTTTTAGAGATCTTTTTAAGTTAGCAAAACTACAGAAACTAGAAGCCTTTCTCTCCCTAGAGTTTGACGAAATGGAAGAGATCATCACACACCTCACACTTAGAATGGGGGGACTTAAGGAAACATCCTTCTGTATTTACTATAATTTGCATTTAGAAAAAGATCTAAACCTTCTGAAGCAACTGTTAGGTTGTGACTATCTTCAAAAGTAAGATCTAATCAGACATATCAGTAAGCTACCAGAACACCATTTCCTTTCCTAAACCCTCGCCAAGTTAACAGAAATTAGCTAAATATCTTTTGCTAATCCATTGCTAAGTAACTAGTAACTAATAGGATTTTCTGATAATACGTTGCTAAATAGAATTCACCAATATGAGCCAGACACTAATTAACAaatcatttgatatataattgTTGAATGCAATTATTTATCTAATTTCGTTCAATGATAAAGTATGAGGACTAATACATACCTGGTCTTCTTGTTCAGATTCAGAAATTTTGCTTCACTTTTCAATGAAACTCCTTCTTTTGTTTTCTCATATATATGGTGATTTtcctgaaatttttttttgagccaaaaacctaaaaaaaaaataagcgcCCAAAAAtggtttcttctccattttcccTCATAGTGCCTTAGATCAACTGAGAAAATTTAGGAAGTTGAGTAGTGCTTGACCAATTTATAGCTTCCCCATCTAATTATAATTACACAACAATTGATTgtacaaataaaaatttcaaatgtAACCCTACAAATGCCTAAAAAGGATTCAACACATATCTATTCAATTTTAATTCTTTCAACAATTCATGGATGCTTGTATGAGTAGTAGCTGCAACATCTGTTGGAAAGGTTTAGAAATTCTTGGAAAgtttttttttgggg from the Capsicum annuum cultivar UCD-10X-F1 chromosome 9, UCD10Xv1.1, whole genome shotgun sequence genome contains:
- the LOC107841427 gene encoding elongation factor 1-beta 2-like; the protein is MEDLKGIEDYVADHLSHLEDEEMQKLGNDLDVNDTFLDIYPNASKYYQDISAKHAYSFPGKVVGVRFESQDVLTTAAPAKEAIKPANNNNDDNDIDLFREEIEKERRQQKQGRLLRNLPRRKQVKSHLFLWMLSLGIMKLT